A section of the Drosophila sechellia strain sech25 chromosome 3L, ASM438219v1, whole genome shotgun sequence genome encodes:
- the LOC6610725 gene encoding venom serine protease Bi-VSP isoform X2 — protein MVLLDEFCVKVYFWPFLSYLASIKGWCPLYPPGYYPIYALPMPQGPPYPAPPPPPPLQPIGPLIPPQPALPSTPAVIPTFQPTPPNPQTPVTPPLITTSSSTTSSTTLSTTSTTGLTTTTTTAGTTLPLPVPTCPSQPLVCLPGGARPLPNCPCIDPRQQQNSPLVSSTGPQIGSDMMVFMPLNSGRRRRRRRRPQSCQDARSRPGSCLPLTSCPQLMQEYQGQGNEFHTFLGQSICGFDGSTFMVCCAMDRSGNGRSRKDLFVTTAAPFGFFHFSPLSGGSTATPMVFQPTPPLSQVVSPSFNQPPPPPLPNNAPRDSATCGISGATSNRVVGGMEARKGAYPWIAALGYFEETNRNALKFLCGGSLIHSHYVITSAHCINPMLTLVRLGAHDLSKPAEPGAMDLRIRTTVVHEHFDLNSISNDIALIELNVVSALPGNILPICLPEAAKFMQQDFVGMNPFVAGWGAVKHQGATSQVLRDAQVPIVSRHSCEQSYKSVFQFVQFSDKVLCAGSSSVDACQGDSGGPLMMPQLEASVYRFYLLGLVSFGYECARPNFPGVYTRVASYVPWIKKHLASA, from the exons ATGGTACTGCTGGACGAGTTCTGTGTGAAGGTGTACTTCTGGCCATTCCTGTCCTATCTGGCCAGCATCAAGGGCTGGTGCCCGCTGTACCCACCAGGTTACTATCCCATCTACGCCCTGCCGATGCCGCAGGGACCTCCATACCCTGCGCCGCCCCCGCCGCCGCCGTTGCAGCCGATTGGTCCACTAATACCGCCCCAACCCGCTCTTCCGTCCACACCTGCAGTGATCCCGACGTTCCAGCCAACGCCTCCGAATCCCCAGACGCCGGTGACGCCGCCCCTGATCACGACCAGCAGCAGTACCACCAGTAGCACAACCCTGTCCACCACATCCACGACGGGactgaccaccaccaccacgacCGCTGGCACCACTCTGCCGCTTCCGGTGCCCACGTGTCCATCGCAGCCGCTGGTTTGCCTGCCCGGCGGAGCACGTCCACTGCCCAACTGCCCCTGCATCGATCCTCGCCAGCAGCAGAACTCCCCGCTGGTCTCGTCCACGGGACCACAAATCGGTTCGGATATGATGGTCTTCATGCCGCTTAATTCCGGACGTAGGCGACGTCGTCGCCGGAGAC CCCAATCCTGTCAAGATGCCCGATCCCGGCCTGGAAGCTGCCTGCCCCTGACCTCCTGTCCCCAGCTCATGCAGGAGTACCAGGGCCAGGGCAATGAGTTCCACACCTTTCTGGGCCAGTCCATATGTGGCTTTGATGGCTCCACTTTCATG GTCTGCTGTGCAATGGATCGCAGTGGAAATGGCAGGAGCAGGAAGGATCTATTTGTGACCACCGCAGCTCCTTTCGGATTCTTTCATTTCTCGCCCTTGAGTGGGGGATCTACTGCCACCCCGATGGTTTTCCAGCCCACGCCGCCTCTCAGCCAGGTGGTGAGCCCCAGCTTCAACCAgccacctcctccgcctctACCAAATAACGCTCCACGTGATTCCGCGACCTGCGGCATTAGTGGCGCCACTTCCAATCGAGTTGTGGGTGGCATGGAAGCGCGGAAAG GAGCTTATCCGTGGATAGCTGCCCTTGGCTACTTCGAGGAAACCAATCGGAATGCACTGAAGTTCCTCTGCGGTGGCAGTTTGATTCATTCGCACTACGTAATCACCTCGGCACATTGCATCAATCCGATGTTGACCTTGGTCCGTCTGGGAGCCCATGATCTCTCCAAGCCAGCCGAACCGGGCGCAATGGATCTCCGTATCCGTACAACTGTTGTACACGAGCACTTCGATCTCAACTCCATATCAAATGATATAGCCCTGATTGAGCTAAACGTAGTGAGTGCTCTGCCAG GAAACATCTTGCCCATTTGCCTGCCGGAGGCCGCCAAGTTTATGCAGCAGGACTTCGTGGGCATGAATCCCTTTGTGGCAGGCTGGGGCGCCGTGAAGCACCAGGGAGCCACCTCGCAGGTGCTGAGAGATGCCCAGGTGCCAATCGTGTCCCGCCACAGCTGCGAGCAGAGCTACAAGTCCGTTTTCCAGTTCGTCCAGTTCAGTGACAAG GTGCTGTGCGCGGGCAGCTCGAGCGTGGATGCTTGTCAAGGGGATTCCGGTGGACCACTCATGATGCCCCAG CTGGAGGCCAGTGTCTATAGGTTCTACTTGCTCGGCCTGGTTTCCTTTGGCTATGAGTGTGCTCGGCCCAATTTTCCCGGCGTTTATACGAGAGTTGCTTCCTACGTTCCTTGGATCAAGAAACACCTCGCATCCGCTTAG
- the LOC6610725 gene encoding venom protease isoform X1, translating into MCAISGLPKAHKFLIIYMGLSILSSVKSQSCQDARSRPGSCLPLTSCPQLMQEYQGQGNEFHTFLGQSICGFDGSTFMVCCAMDRSGNGRSRKDLFVTTAAPFGFFHFSPLSGGSTATPMVFQPTPPLSQVVSPSFNQPPPPPLPNNAPRDSATCGISGATSNRVVGGMEARKGAYPWIAALGYFEETNRNALKFLCGGSLIHSHYVITSAHCINPMLTLVRLGAHDLSKPAEPGAMDLRIRTTVVHEHFDLNSISNDIALIELNVVSALPGNILPICLPEAAKFMQQDFVGMNPFVAGWGAVKHQGATSQVLRDAQVPIVSRHSCEQSYKSVFQFVQFSDKVLCAGSSSVDACQGDSGGPLMMPQLEASVYRFYLLGLVSFGYECARPNFPGVYTRVASYVPWIKKHLASA; encoded by the exons ATGTGTGCGATCTCCGGTCTCCCGAAAGCTCATAAATTcctaataatttatatggGTCTATCCATCTTGTCGTCCGTCAAGT CCCAATCCTGTCAAGATGCCCGATCCCGGCCTGGAAGCTGCCTGCCCCTGACCTCCTGTCCCCAGCTCATGCAGGAGTACCAGGGCCAGGGCAATGAGTTCCACACCTTTCTGGGCCAGTCCATATGTGGCTTTGATGGCTCCACTTTCATG GTCTGCTGTGCAATGGATCGCAGTGGAAATGGCAGGAGCAGGAAGGATCTATTTGTGACCACCGCAGCTCCTTTCGGATTCTTTCATTTCTCGCCCTTGAGTGGGGGATCTACTGCCACCCCGATGGTTTTCCAGCCCACGCCGCCTCTCAGCCAGGTGGTGAGCCCCAGCTTCAACCAgccacctcctccgcctctACCAAATAACGCTCCACGTGATTCCGCGACCTGCGGCATTAGTGGCGCCACTTCCAATCGAGTTGTGGGTGGCATGGAAGCGCGGAAAG GAGCTTATCCGTGGATAGCTGCCCTTGGCTACTTCGAGGAAACCAATCGGAATGCACTGAAGTTCCTCTGCGGTGGCAGTTTGATTCATTCGCACTACGTAATCACCTCGGCACATTGCATCAATCCGATGTTGACCTTGGTCCGTCTGGGAGCCCATGATCTCTCCAAGCCAGCCGAACCGGGCGCAATGGATCTCCGTATCCGTACAACTGTTGTACACGAGCACTTCGATCTCAACTCCATATCAAATGATATAGCCCTGATTGAGCTAAACGTAGTGAGTGCTCTGCCAG GAAACATCTTGCCCATTTGCCTGCCGGAGGCCGCCAAGTTTATGCAGCAGGACTTCGTGGGCATGAATCCCTTTGTGGCAGGCTGGGGCGCCGTGAAGCACCAGGGAGCCACCTCGCAGGTGCTGAGAGATGCCCAGGTGCCAATCGTGTCCCGCCACAGCTGCGAGCAGAGCTACAAGTCCGTTTTCCAGTTCGTCCAGTTCAGTGACAAG GTGCTGTGCGCGGGCAGCTCGAGCGTGGATGCTTGTCAAGGGGATTCCGGTGGACCACTCATGATGCCCCAG CTGGAGGCCAGTGTCTATAGGTTCTACTTGCTCGGCCTGGTTTCCTTTGGCTATGAGTGTGCTCGGCCCAATTTTCCCGGCGTTTATACGAGAGTTGCTTCCTACGTTCCTTGGATCAAGAAACACCTCGCATCCGCTTAG
- the LOC6610724 gene encoding adipokinetic hormone — translation MNPKSEVLIAAVLFLLLACVQCQLTFSPDWGKRSVGGAGPGTFFEPQQGNCKTSNEMLLEIFRFVQTQAQLFLDCKHRE, via the exons ATGAATCCCAAGAGCGAAGTCCTCATCGCAGCCGTGCTCTTCCTGCTGCTGGCCTGCGTCCAGTGTCAA CTGACCTTCTCGCCGGATTGGGGCAAGCGTTCGGTGGGCGGAGCTGGTCCAGGAACCTTTTTCGAGCCGCAGCAGGGCAACTGCAAGACCTCCAACGAGATGCTGCTCGAGATCTTCCGCTTCGTGCAAACCCAGGCACAGCTCTTCCTGGACTGCAAGCACCGCGAGTAG